The following proteins come from a genomic window of Schistocerca cancellata isolate TAMUIC-IGC-003103 chromosome 10, iqSchCanc2.1, whole genome shotgun sequence:
- the LOC126106255 gene encoding mucin-5AC-like — MSGRIEGDKKNVKEKTQRKVYNIEGNRRRARRVAVALVATCAVSPLPPTWASLAGADDAGATLTTVSFPELLPPTRVRRIHRYAVRFPVPRPYPVEKLVPYAVPHPVPVPVDAPFQVPVQHPVQYGVPHPVPIPFPQDIPIPFPHAVPVAVNHPYPVPVRKPEPYPVKHVIPYGVPRPFPVPHPVPVSAPSGAFQVGEQLENSLEQSPGVTGFVGDFAPTGPREFLQPLPVGSVEPQVLPTAQGYPVDQTPGVTATAQQPLHYPTGGALVSVQHQPAVIPQNQQQIAAISTGADSSQQQDSNIPLQYALVGLIQQQLTAMQTSNQSSIDAAADDQSASQPPVQPGGDEETPHSPVFSDEPGIHNASNEELPASESPVLQLQLVTAGTPQYQSVAVPAYHQILHPAIPIPAPPLLSNDSIDSTGPLATLNVSYDALTLANSSSIESPHPSDPHMPHPQDLTPTQHENQVQQSPEQYHQLLLSSFGGYNQQKDATPEVTSEAVVDAVSETTPATDAGLRSTTADIQDAALVSENLIADLQHRIFLSKHQQQTAAQLNFTQDHTTGIDLLQKAQDQDRLYQKQLDVLQDTFATYKQQLEQKFIEQNLQQNDQGVSQHYQSAFALFPLSTNQQGAQSTTTKASAALPATPPSAPVPTIIGPQSQTPAELVPEPTSETSTGVVATTTTSTPLSLAPQSTSAPEIIITSETATPSLAVSAAPTRVAVSTTSSVDASAATGANSPDDISSVSATVTQDAVTPTTSTTSTLTSTLVTSTSEQPTVVSTTTQNPVSSTSEQPIQTREAAKQQVFAPVRFRQPVIDTVPTQVATVEGQLASVGASQPVPNVVSQGGQQTIGLAVLVPYQQQSFPVHQQPQHQPVFTPYYQPQPQQFLPPFSGDGVHHQWSMPM; from the exons GTAGCGGTCGCGCTGGTGGCCACGTGCGCGGTGTCGCCCCTGCCGCCCACGTGGGCCTCGCTGGCCGGCGCCGACGACGCCGGGGCGACGCTGACCACCGTCTCCTTCCCGGAACTCCTGCCTCCCACGCGCGTGCGGAGGATACACAG GTATGCTGTCAGATTCCCAGTGCCACGACCATACCCAGTGGAGAAGCTCGTGCCGTATGCTGTGCCTCATCCAGTTCCAGTACCTGTCGATGCACCTTTCCAAGTTCCAGTACAGCATCCTGTCCAGTATGGAGTGCCTCATCCGGTACCCATACCATTTCCACAAGATATCCCTATTCCATTTCCCCACGCTGTACCAGTTGCTGTGAATCACCCATATCCTGTGCCTGTCAGGAAGCCAGAACCTTACCCAGTCAAGCATGTGATACCTTATGGTGTTCCCAGGCCTTTCCCAGTCCCACACCCAGTGCCTGTCTCGGCCCCAAGTGGAGCCTTCCAGGTTGGAGAGCAGCTGGAGAACAGCCTCGAGCAGAGCCCAGGTGTAACTGGTTTTGTCGGGGACTTTGCACCAACTGGACCGAGAGAGTTTCTACAGCCACTGCCAGTAGGTAGTGTAGAACCACAAGTTCTGCCCACTGCTCAGGGCTACCCTGTGGACCAGACTCCGGGAGTCACTGCCACAGCCCAGCAGCCACTGCACTATCCAACTGGAGGAGCTCTTGTTTCCGTTCAGCATCAACCAGCAGTCATCCCTCAGAACCAGCAGCAAATTGCCGCCATCTCAACAGGTGCTGACAGTTCTCAACAACAGGACTCCAACATCCCCCTACAGTATGCACTCGTGGGCCTCATCCAGCAGCAACTAACCGCCATGCAGACATCAAATCAGTCGAGCATAGATGCAGCTGCAGATGatcagtcagccagccagccacctGTACAACCAGGAGGTGATGAAGAAACACCTCACTCccctgtgttcagtgatgagcctGGAATTCACAACGCATCAAACGAAGAACTTCCAGCAAGTGAATCGCCTGTCTTACAACTGCAGCTAGTGACTGCTGGAACACCCCAGTATCAATCAGTCGCTGTCCCAGCGTACCACCAAATACTGCATCCTGCAATTCCAATTCCTGCACCACCACTGCTCTCAAATGACAGTATAGACAGTACTGGACCATTAGCTACGCTGAACGTTTCCTACGATGCCTTGACACTGGCAAATTCTTCATCCATAGAATCTCCTCATCCTTCTGATCCCCACATGCCTCATCCTCAAGACCTTACACCTACACAACACGAAAACCAAGTACAACAATCACCTGAGCAATATCACCAGCTGCTCCTGTCTTCTTTTGGAGGCTACAATCAGCAAAAGGATGCTACCCCTGAGGTGACATCAGAGGCTGTGGTGGACGCTGTAAGTGAGACAACTCCAGCAACTGATGCAGGACTGAGAAGTACTACTGCAGATATTCAGGATGCGGCGTTGGTAAGTGAGAACCTAATCGCTGATCTGCAGCACCGAATATTCCTGTCCAAGCATCAACAACAAACTGCAGCACAGTTGAACTTTACTCAAGACCACACTACAGGAATCGATCTCTTGCAGAAAGCACAAGACCAGGACAGACTCTATCAGAAACAGCTAGATGTGCTCCAAGATACGTTCGCCACATACAAACAGCAACTGGAGCAGAAATTTATCGAACAGAACTTGCAGCAGAACGATCAAGGCGTCTCACAACACTATCAAAGTGCATTTGCGTTGTTCCCATTGTCTACAAACCAGCAAGGTGCACAGAGCACCACCACCAAGGCTAGTGCAGCCCTGCCGGCCACCCCGCCTTCTGCTCCAGTTCCGACGATTATTGGACCTCAGTCCCAAACGCCAGCGGAGCTTGTTCCTGAACCTACGTCAGAAACGTCAACTGGAGTGGTggcgacaacaacaacatcgacgCCGTTATCTCTCGCGCCACAGTCGACTTCTGCCCCAGAGATTATCATAACATCAGAGACAGCTACTCCATCACTGGCTGTTTCAGCTGCACCAACAAGAGTAGCTGTTTCCACAACCTCAAGCGTAGATGCTTCAGCAGCTACTGGTGCTAACTCGCCAGACGACATCTCATCAGTATCTGCGACTGTGACGCAGGACGCAGTCACACCCACAACCTCGACAACGTCAACTCTCACCTCGACACTTGTGACATCCACTTCTGAACAGCCCACTGTCGTCTCCACGACCACACAGAATCCAGTGTCATCTACATCTGAGCAACCGATACAGACGAGAGAAGCAGCAAAGCAACAAGTTTTCGCTCCAGTTCGCTTCCGCCAACCCGTGATCGATACAGTTCCAACGCAAGTAGCAACTGTTGAAGGTCAGCTCGCCAGCGTTGGGGCGTCGCAGCCAGTACCGAATGTCGTTTCTCAGGGAGGACAGCAAACAATTGGACTAGCTGTTCTGGTTCCTTATCAACAGCAGAGTTTTCCAGTCCATCAGCAGCCACAACATCAACCCGTTTTCACACCATACTATCAGCCACAACCACAGCAGTTCCTACCACCATTTTCTGGAGATGGTGTACATCACCAGTGGAGTATGCCAATGTAG